A window of the Archocentrus centrarchus isolate MPI-CPG fArcCen1 chromosome 17, fArcCen1, whole genome shotgun sequence genome harbors these coding sequences:
- the LOC115796158 gene encoding relaxin-3 receptor 1-like: MQVNNSSSSGLVTALNECEGEEDERKISELVSPTGAASSFNLSLNCWLHILSQESSLDLHGDSANLAVRVVIATVYLVVCVLGLVGNLLALFLLHSRRRGYHHSSIDCFVMSLALTDLQFVLTLPFWAVDTLLDFRWPFGRVMCKIVSSVTTMNMYASVFFLTAMSVTRYRSLVTALRMESPRTATTRAKWASTAIWVVSLVATLPHAFYSTTVQVSTDDELCLVRFSDSDSGQWDPQVLLGLYQTQKVLLGFVVPLIIISVCYLLLLRFILSRRVVGSMVTGNVTEKSECERGRHRRRSKVTRSVTIVVLSFFICWLPNQALTLWGVLIKFDLVPFSKAFYNTQAYAFPLTVCLAHANSCLNPVLYCLIRKEYRTGLKELLLRISQAVQNVFTMSLRGRRVEEAPPSMVMLHKDINM; this comes from the exons ATGCAGGTCAACAACAGCAGCTCCTCTGGACTTGTGACAGCGTTGAATGAGTGCGAAGGGGAAGAGGATGAACGCAAAATCTCCGAACTGGTCAGTCCTACAGGAGCAGCCTCCTCTTTTAACCTCTCGTTAAACTGCTGGCTTCACATACTCTCTCAGGAGTCCTCGCTGGATCTGCACGGAGACAGCGCCAACCTGGCA GTACGAGTTGTCATTGCCACAGTCTATCTGGTTGTATGTGTCCTGGGGCTTGTGGGTAATCTCCTAGCGCTCTTCCTGCTTCACTCCCGTCGCCGAGGGTACCACCACTCCTCCATTGACTGCTTTGTGATGAGCCTGGCTCTCACAGACCTCCAGTTCGTCCTCACCTTGCCCTTCTGGGCCGTGGACACGTTGCTGGACTTCCGCTGGCCCTTCGGCCGGGTCATGTGTAAAATCGTGAGCTCAGTCACCACCATGAACATGTACGCAAGTGTCTTCTTCCTCACTGCCATGAGCGTGACCCGATACCGCTCTCTGGTTACCGCTCTGAGGATGGAGAGCCCTAGGACTGCAACTACTCGGGCCAAGTGGGCCAGTACAGCCATCTGGGTGGTGTCTCTGGTGGCCACACTGCCTCATGCTTTCTACTCCACCACTGTCCAG GTTTCTACAGATGATGAGCTGTGCTTGGTTCGCTTCTCTGACTCCGACTCAGGTCAGTGGGACCCCCAAGTCCTGCTGGGACTCTATCAAACACAGAAGGTCCTTCTTGGATTTGTGGTTCccctgattatcatctctgTGTGCTACCTCCTCCTGTTGAGGTTTATCCTGAGCCGGCGCGTTGTGGGCAGCATGGTAACCGGGAATGTCACAGAGAAGTCAGAGTGTGAGAGAGGACGCCACCGTCGCCGCTCCAAAGTGACCCGCTCTGTCACAATTGTAGTTCTGTCCTTTTTCATCTGCTGGCTGCCCAACCAGGCGCTCACCCTGTGGGGGGTGCTGATCAAATTTGACCTGGTGCCCTTCAGCAAAGCTTTCTACAACACCCAGGCCTACGCGTTCCCCCTGACTGTGTGTCTGGCTCACGCAAACAGCTGTCTTAACCCAGTGCTCTACTGCTTGATCCGAAAAGAATACAGAACTGGCCTGAAGGAGCTTCTGCTGAGAATTTCTCAAGCAGTCCAAAATGTTTTCACCATGTctctgagagggaggagagTGGAGGAAGCACCACCCAGCATGGTTATGTTACATAAAGACATTAATATGTGA